In Methanobrevibacter sp., one DNA window encodes the following:
- the cbiQ gene encoding cobalt ECF transporter T component CbiQ: MKFDMDYIAHNNELTETNPYFKLFLTIILLIVTLALDNLYFDVFIFILFSIIILGIAKISLRSYLKFLTIPMAFLIITCLFLIFFFGIGNVIYETGIFGIVVTDDSWHYGLYTFFRVLGCFPILGFLALTTPIAKVFHCLETLKVPKILIEIGLLMYNTIFIFLNEIDTMQKAQKTRMGYNSYRNSLECLGSLISNIFLRSLDKSETLQHSLDSRGYTGELPVYIPPKMEE; this comes from the coding sequence TTATTTTAAATTGTTTTTGACAATAATATTATTAATTGTTACTTTGGCGTTAGATAACTTATACTTTGATGTATTTATATTCATTCTGTTTTCCATTATAATATTAGGGATAGCAAAAATCAGTTTAAGATCATATTTAAAATTCCTAACAATTCCTATGGCATTTCTTATAATAACATGTCTCTTCTTAATATTCTTCTTTGGTATCGGAAATGTTATTTATGAAACTGGAATTTTCGGCATTGTAGTCACTGATGACTCATGGCATTATGGTCTCTACACATTCTTTAGAGTTTTAGGATGTTTCCCTATTTTAGGTTTCCTTGCACTTACAACCCCTATTGCAAAAGTTTTCCATTGCTTGGAAACCCTCAAAGTGCCTAAGATTCTTATTGAAATCGGACTTTTAATGTATAATACAATATTCATATTCCTAAATGAAATTGACACAATGCAAAAGGCACAAAAAACAAGAATGGGTTATAATTCCTATCGGAATTCATTGGAATGCTTAGGTTCACTTATAAGCAACATATTTTTAAGGTCCTTAGATAAAAGTGAAACATTACAACACAGTTTAGATTCAAGAGGATACACTGGAGAACTTCCAGTTTATATACCACCAAAGATGGAGGAATAA
- a CDS encoding ATP-binding cassette domain-containing protein: MLEVKNIKYSYNKDYQALKGVSLKVEEGEMVALLGKNGAGKSTLFLHLNGIFEPDEGQVFIEGEELKYDKKSLLKFRQKVGIVFQNPDDQIFAPTVEEDVAFGPLNLGLPMEEVQRRVTEALARVGMSGYEKKAPHHLSGGQKKRVAIAGILAMKPKIMVLDEPTAGLDPQGVTDLSRLLKELNDEGITIIISTHEVNLVPNYAQRVFVLVDGLLIAEGTPKEIFAQPEILDKANLEVPIVTELFQDLEEEGFDMKGDYPLTIDEAKEKFLEILRNNN, from the coding sequence ATGTTAGAAGTAAAAAATATCAAATATTCTTATAATAAAGATTATCAAGCACTTAAAGGAGTCAGCTTAAAAGTTGAAGAAGGCGAAATGGTCGCTCTTTTAGGTAAGAATGGTGCTGGAAAATCTACCTTGTTCCTTCATTTGAACGGTATCTTTGAACCTGATGAAGGTCAAGTGTTCATCGAAGGAGAGGAATTGAAATACGACAAGAAATCCTTGCTTAAATTCAGACAGAAAGTGGGAATTGTTTTCCAGAACCCAGATGATCAAATCTTTGCACCTACCGTTGAAGAGGATGTGGCATTCGGTCCTTTGAACTTAGGCTTGCCTATGGAAGAAGTTCAAAGAAGGGTGACTGAAGCTTTGGCTCGTGTTGGAATGAGCGGCTATGAGAAGAAGGCACCTCACCATTTAAGTGGAGGTCAAAAGAAACGGGTTGCAATTGCAGGAATTCTTGCAATGAAACCAAAAATCATGGTATTGGATGAACCTACTGCAGGTCTTGACCCACAAGGTGTAACAGATTTAAGCAGATTATTGAAGGAACTTAACGACGAAGGAATTACAATCATCATTTCAACTCACGAAGTTAATTTGGTTCCTAACTATGCACAAAGAGTTTTTGTATTGGTTGATGGATTACTCATTGCAGAAGGAACTCCCAAAGAGATCTTTGCACAACCTGAAATTCTTGACAAAGCTAATTTGGAAGTGCCAATCGTTACTGAACTTTTCCAAGACCTTGAAGAAGAAGGTTTTGATATGAAAGGAGATTATCCTTTAACCATTGATGAAGCAAAAGAAAAGTTCTTAGAAATCTTAAGAAACAACAATTAA